The Opitutaceae bacterium genome has a window encoding:
- a CDS encoding type II toxin-antitoxin system VapC family toxin, with translation MDLILDTCALLSLSGLAQKKLTRNTLKLIASSDSLYVSACSLFEVALKAKKEQLKVEPFNSAREFWDEAISRYECLVLPVEAEDFDAAVSLPEHLSDPFDRIIIAQANRTRSEVVSYDRKLAAHGITLHE, from the coding sequence ATGGATCTGATCCTGGATACCTGCGCCCTGCTTTCCCTCTCGGGCCTTGCTCAGAAGAAACTGACGCGCAATACCCTGAAGCTGATCGCATCGTCGGACTCTCTCTACGTCTCCGCCTGCAGTCTGTTTGAAGTCGCCTTGAAGGCGAAAAAGGAACAACTGAAAGTTGAGCCGTTCAATTCAGCCCGGGAATTCTGGGACGAGGCCATCTCCCGCTACGAATGCCTTGTCCTGCCCGTTGAAGCCGAAGACTTCGACGCTGCAGTCAGTCTGCCCGAACATCTCAGCGATCCCTTCGACCGGATCATCATTGCGCAGGCCAACCGCACCCGCAGCGAAGTGGTCAGCTATGATCGAAAACTCGCCGCCCATGGGATCACCCTGCATGAGTGA
- the nuoD gene encoding NADH dehydrogenase (quinone) subunit D — MADNYTFTDGASRAARAVEEMETEKMSINMGPSHPSTHGVLRLQLELNGETVVKCDPVVGYLHRGDEKIAENMTYNQFVPYTDRLDYLAPLANNVAYAMTVEKLAKLELPPRGQAIRALICELARISSHLLGIGVYGMDTGAMTIFLYTFEEREKLYLLFEELTGARFTTSYTRIGGMSRDMPEGWTDRVLKFCDGVLPVVDLVDKLLTRNRIFLDRTDGIGVISQEDAIAYGLTGPNLRATGVDFDLRKTNPYLGYENYEFDVPVGTKGDCYDRYLVRLEEVRQSVRLVRQIIAKMPDGPWYAEHARKVFAPRKEKILTSMEELIQNFMLVTEGPQMPAGEVYFEAENPKGALGFYIVSKGGGVPYRLKIRSPSFCSLNIMPKVGVGCLVADLSAILGSLDFVMGECDR, encoded by the coding sequence ATGGCCGACAATTACACATTTACCGATGGGGCCTCACGTGCCGCCCGGGCCGTCGAGGAGATGGAGACGGAGAAGATGTCCATCAACATGGGGCCGTCCCATCCGAGCACCCACGGGGTCCTCCGGCTGCAGCTTGAGCTCAATGGCGAGACGGTGGTGAAGTGCGACCCCGTGGTCGGCTACCTGCACCGCGGCGATGAGAAGATCGCCGAGAACATGACCTACAACCAGTTCGTTCCCTACACGGACCGGTTGGACTACCTCGCCCCTCTGGCCAATAATGTCGCCTACGCGATGACGGTGGAGAAGCTCGCCAAGCTCGAGCTGCCTCCTCGCGGCCAGGCCATCCGCGCCCTCATCTGTGAACTGGCCCGGATCTCCTCCCATCTCCTCGGGATCGGCGTCTATGGCATGGACACCGGGGCGATGACCATTTTCCTCTACACGTTTGAGGAGCGCGAGAAGCTCTACCTGCTCTTTGAAGAGCTGACCGGGGCCCGCTTCACGACCAGTTACACCCGGATTGGCGGGATGTCCCGCGACATGCCGGAGGGGTGGACCGATCGGGTGCTCAAGTTCTGCGACGGTGTCCTTCCGGTCGTCGACCTGGTTGACAAGCTTCTGACCCGCAACCGGATCTTCCTCGACCGGACCGACGGCATCGGCGTGATCTCGCAGGAGGATGCCATCGCTTACGGTCTGACGGGACCCAATCTGCGGGCCACGGGCGTGGATTTCGACCTGCGCAAGACCAATCCCTACCTCGGCTACGAGAACTACGAGTTCGATGTCCCGGTCGGGACAAAGGGCGATTGCTACGATCGCTACCTTGTGCGCCTGGAGGAGGTCCGCCAGAGTGTGCGGCTGGTTCGGCAGATCATCGCGAAGATGCCGGACGGCCCCTGGTATGCGGAGCATGCCCGCAAGGTCTTTGCCCCGCGGAAGGAAAAGATCCTCACTTCGATGGAGGAGCTGATCCAGAACTTCATGCTGGTGACCGAGGGTCCGCAGATGCCGGCCGGTGAAGTGTATTTTGAGGCCGAGAACCCGAAGGGCGCCCTTGGCTTTTACATCGTAAGCAAGGGCGGCGGCGTGCCCTACCGCCTGAAGATCCGCTCTCCTTCCTTCTGCTCTCTCAATATCATGCCGAAAGTGGGCGTGGGCTGTCTGGTGGCGGATCTGTCGGCCATCCTGGGAAGCTTGGATTTCGTGATGGGCGAATGTGACCGTTGA
- a CDS encoding alpha-L-fucosidase gives MLQPWFKHARFGIFIHWGIYSHGRWAESWPFFNGEVDYDDYMAGAKEFTAAAYDPGKWAELFARAGAQYSVLTAKHHDGFALWPTAQSPLNAVEGAPAGRDLIGPYCEALRKQGLKVGIYFSHLDWSHPDYASVLPKGKQPHDHAKRHTNRFGYPQGKEDPAAWERFLKFHRAQLQELCQNYRPDLLWFDGDWERDSEQWRFKELRDQLHAWAPNVVLNSRMGGYGDYSTPEQAIPVTRPEGTWEFCVTINDSWGFQLKDDNFKSPRQCLWMLAECASLGGSLLLDIGPKVDGSIPEQSVAVLEAMGGWLRTNGEAIFGTEAGIPAGHVPALTTLSPDRRTLYLITFDRPQGPIPIKGIRNPVKRATVLGHPDPIECRQVGGAAWAGLPGVTWVDLPSERIDPLATAVKLEFEEPLDLYTGAGDTVTQNP, from the coding sequence ATGCTCCAACCCTGGTTCAAACACGCCCGGTTCGGGATCTTCATTCATTGGGGCATCTATTCCCACGGCCGCTGGGCCGAGTCCTGGCCGTTCTTCAATGGCGAGGTCGATTACGACGACTACATGGCCGGCGCGAAGGAATTCACGGCCGCCGCCTACGACCCGGGAAAATGGGCGGAGCTTTTTGCGCGAGCAGGAGCACAATACTCAGTCCTCACTGCCAAGCACCATGACGGATTCGCCCTCTGGCCGACCGCCCAGAGTCCCCTCAACGCGGTCGAAGGTGCCCCGGCCGGTCGGGACCTGATCGGCCCCTATTGCGAAGCCCTCAGGAAGCAAGGCCTGAAGGTCGGCATCTACTTTTCCCATCTCGACTGGTCCCATCCGGATTACGCCTCTGTCCTGCCCAAAGGCAAACAACCCCACGATCACGCCAAACGGCACACGAATCGCTTCGGCTATCCCCAGGGCAAGGAGGATCCTGCCGCCTGGGAACGCTTCCTGAAATTCCACCGCGCCCAATTGCAGGAGCTCTGTCAGAACTACCGGCCGGATCTGCTCTGGTTCGACGGTGATTGGGAGCGGGACAGTGAACAATGGCGATTCAAGGAATTGCGCGATCAACTCCATGCATGGGCACCGAACGTCGTCCTGAACAGCCGGATGGGCGGCTACGGCGATTACAGCACGCCGGAACAAGCCATCCCGGTGACCCGACCTGAAGGCACCTGGGAGTTCTGCGTCACGATCAACGATTCCTGGGGGTTCCAGCTCAAGGACGACAATTTCAAATCGCCCCGCCAATGCCTGTGGATGCTGGCGGAATGCGCCTCCCTTGGCGGATCCCTCCTCCTCGATATCGGACCCAAGGTCGACGGCTCCATCCCCGAACAATCCGTCGCCGTGCTCGAAGCAATGGGCGGCTGGTTGAGGACCAACGGTGAGGCCATCTTCGGAACCGAAGCCGGTATCCCTGCCGGTCACGTGCCCGCCCTGACCACCCTCTCCCCCGACCGCCGCACACTCTACCTCATCACCTTCGACCGGCCCCAGGGTCCCATCCCGATCAAGGGCATCCGCAATCCCGTGAAGCGCGCCACCGTCCTCGGTCATCCCGACCCGATCGAGTGTCGCCAGGTGGGTGGAGCCGCCTGGGCTGGACTTCCCGGCGTGACCTGGGTCGATCTGCCCTCCGAACGGATCGATCCCCTCGCCACCGCGGTGAAGCTGGAATTCGAAGAGCCGCTCGATCTCTATACCGGAGCCGGCGACACCGTGACCCAGAACCCCTGA
- a CDS encoding DUF3795 domain-containing protein, which yields MKNDGQMIQSRREFLAATSKLGVACGFTCLCPMSRLAAQDSYSAVPDPKKLNYCAYVCSKDCVMKVAGESGDLELKRAAYKEWKIKERYGLEFDPDQIFCKGCKTEEANAGAAVGNCPVRKCAMERGLNGCIECWELETCDQQLWKESPSFHARVIRMQERYRSY from the coding sequence ATGAAGAACGACGGCCAGATGATCCAATCCCGTCGCGAATTCCTCGCCGCCACTTCGAAGCTTGGAGTGGCCTGTGGTTTCACCTGCCTTTGTCCCATGTCCCGGCTTGCCGCCCAGGACAGCTACAGTGCTGTTCCGGACCCCAAGAAGCTGAATTACTGCGCCTATGTCTGCTCGAAGGATTGCGTGATGAAAGTGGCCGGCGAATCCGGTGATCTGGAGCTGAAGCGCGCGGCCTACAAGGAATGGAAAATCAAGGAACGCTACGGACTGGAATTTGATCCGGACCAGATCTTCTGCAAAGGGTGCAAGACCGAGGAGGCCAACGCCGGAGCCGCGGTCGGGAATTGTCCGGTCCGCAAGTGCGCAATGGAGCGGGGGCTCAACGGCTGCATCGAGTGCTGGGAACTGGAGACCTGTGATCAGCAACTCTGGAAGGAGTCTCCGTCCTTCCACGCCCGGGTCATTCGAATGCAGGAACGGTATCGGTCTTATTGA
- a CDS encoding 2Fe-2S iron-sulfur cluster-binding protein: MSETKQNDGLISVFVDGTEVRCAPGTNMIDAAAMAGREVPHYCYHPKLSVSGNCRMCLVQLGLPGRDRDTGKPMLDAEGNPVISWFPGPAIACGTKASPGMHIRTDTDMVRECREGVMEFLLLNHPLDCPICDQAGECRLQEFSTNYGTGYSRFLEEKNVKPKRTVLGPRVILDDERCILCSRCIRFSKEVAGDDVLGFVDRGSYTTLTCYPGKKLENNYSLNTVDICPVGALTSTDFRFKMRVWFLKATPQIDTESSVGCNTQVWAREGKIYRITPRRNDAVNDTWMPDSGRILYKSVEAEDRLTGCRVDGQSVAADVAVAEAGRLLAEGSVAVVGSGRSSVEEQFLLKQLADALQAAPAHLVSRVGEGDGILLSRDRNPNVRGALVTGLIDSLPDARLDTLGEAIDSGAVRTVLTVGEDLVAAGITEAQLKKVRVIALATHENPMVAAARVVLAGLTVFEKSGSFVNQQFRLQKFLRAVPAPAGPVDDLVILGTLLAQRTGERAASTVDGVWSALSRVVPQLSGITFEGIADTGNPLDGSAFDHLSFVEEETLHYKPASLATA; the protein is encoded by the coding sequence ATGAGCGAGACCAAGCAGAATGACGGATTGATCAGCGTGTTCGTTGACGGCACGGAGGTCCGCTGTGCGCCCGGCACGAACATGATCGACGCGGCCGCCATGGCCGGCCGGGAGGTGCCGCATTATTGCTACCACCCGAAGCTGAGCGTGTCGGGCAATTGCCGGATGTGCCTGGTCCAGCTGGGACTGCCCGGACGGGACCGGGACACGGGCAAGCCGATGCTCGATGCGGAGGGCAACCCGGTCATTTCCTGGTTTCCGGGGCCGGCCATTGCCTGCGGCACCAAGGCCTCTCCGGGAATGCATATCCGCACCGATACCGACATGGTGCGGGAATGCCGCGAGGGCGTCATGGAATTCCTCCTGCTCAATCACCCGCTGGACTGCCCGATCTGTGACCAGGCTGGCGAGTGTCGCCTGCAGGAGTTTTCCACCAATTACGGCACGGGCTACAGCCGCTTTCTCGAGGAAAAGAACGTCAAGCCGAAGCGGACCGTCCTCGGCCCCCGGGTAATCCTCGATGATGAGCGCTGCATTCTCTGTTCGCGCTGCATCCGGTTCAGCAAGGAAGTGGCCGGGGACGATGTCCTCGGCTTTGTCGACCGCGGCAGCTACACCACGCTGACCTGCTACCCGGGCAAGAAGCTGGAGAACAACTACTCGCTCAACACGGTCGACATCTGCCCGGTGGGTGCCCTGACCAGCACGGATTTCCGTTTCAAGATGCGGGTCTGGTTTCTCAAGGCCACCCCGCAGATCGACACCGAGAGCAGCGTGGGCTGCAACACCCAGGTCTGGGCCCGGGAGGGCAAGATCTACCGGATCACGCCCCGTCGCAATGATGCGGTCAACGACACCTGGATGCCGGACAGCGGCCGGATCCTCTACAAGTCGGTTGAGGCGGAGGATCGTCTGACCGGCTGCCGCGTCGATGGCCAGTCCGTCGCCGCCGATGTGGCCGTGGCCGAAGCCGGGAGGCTTCTGGCGGAAGGTTCGGTGGCGGTGGTCGGTTCCGGTCGTTCCAGTGTCGAGGAACAGTTCCTTCTCAAGCAATTGGCCGACGCGCTGCAAGCGGCGCCCGCCCACCTGGTCTCCCGGGTCGGGGAGGGTGACGGCATCCTGCTTTCCCGTGACCGGAATCCCAATGTGCGCGGGGCGCTGGTGACCGGATTGATCGATTCCCTGCCGGATGCCCGGCTGGATACGCTGGGCGAAGCGATCGATTCCGGAGCGGTCAGGACCGTTCTTACCGTGGGGGAAGACCTGGTGGCGGCAGGAATCACCGAGGCGCAGTTGAAGAAGGTCCGGGTGATCGCCCTCGCCACCCACGAGAACCCGATGGTGGCCGCGGCCCGGGTGGTTCTGGCCGGTCTCACCGTCTTTGAGAAGAGCGGGTCCTTCGTCAACCAGCAGTTCCGGTTGCAGAAGTTCCTCCGGGCCGTCCCGGCTCCGGCCGGACCGGTCGATGATCTCGTCATCCTGGGGACCCTCCTGGCCCAGCGGACCGGTGAACGTGCCGCCTCGACCGTGGACGGCGTCTGGAGTGCCCTGAGCCGGGTCGTTCCCCAGCTTTCCGGGATAACCTTCGAAGGGATCGCCGATACCGGCAATCCCCTCGATGGATCGGCCTTCGATCACCTGTCTTTCGTTGAGGAGGAAACCCTCCACTACAAACCCGCCTCGCTGGCCACCGCCTGA
- the nuoB gene encoding NADH-quinone oxidoreductase subunit NuoB, producing MVSANQEFNYNSKIEGEVIISKASAVVNWIRSNSMWPMPMGLACCAIELMAAGASRFDISRFGMEVMRFSPRQSDVMIVAGTVTYKMATAVRRIYDQMAEPRWVVAMGACASSGGMYRSYAVLQGVDRILPVDVYISGCPPRPEALLDALMKLQSQVRKEPSVSNLIRA from the coding sequence ATGGTTTCAGCGAATCAGGAATTCAACTATAACAGCAAGATCGAGGGCGAGGTCATCATCAGCAAGGCTTCGGCGGTCGTGAACTGGATCCGCTCGAACTCGATGTGGCCGATGCCGATGGGACTGGCCTGCTGCGCGATCGAGTTGATGGCGGCCGGGGCCTCCCGTTTCGACATCAGCCGCTTCGGCATGGAGGTCATGCGATTTTCGCCCCGGCAGTCCGACGTCATGATCGTCGCCGGCACCGTCACCTACAAGATGGCGACGGCGGTCCGTCGGATCTACGATCAGATGGCCGAGCCCCGCTGGGTCGTGGCGATGGGCGCCTGCGCCTCCTCAGGCGGCATGTACCGCTCCTATGCGGTCCTTCAGGGTGTGGACCGGATCCTGCCGGTCGATGTTTACATCAGCGGCTGTCCCCCCCGGCCCGAGGCACTCCTCGATGCCCTCATGAAACTGCAGAGCCAGGTCCGCAAGGAGCCTTCGGTCAGCAATCTTATTCGCGCCTGA
- a CDS encoding NADH-quinone oxidoreductase subunit C — MTTADLLPELSAQFPEITERASLDWPAFNVPASILIPAMTHLRDAHGFDMLVDVTAIDWEKETPRFSAVYHLLSTKKHVYLRVVTPCEEVNDEPRVPSLVSVWPAAGWHERETYDMFGVIFEGHGDLRRILMWEGYPYFPLRKEFPLAGIETELPDAEVAEETGVKVKSAPMMGGPFVAPQENVVSRREPRARDESWTEGKEKPQR; from the coding sequence ATGACAACCGCCGACCTCCTGCCCGAGCTTTCAGCCCAGTTTCCGGAGATCACCGAACGTGCGAGCCTCGACTGGCCCGCCTTCAACGTGCCGGCCTCCATCCTTATCCCGGCGATGACCCATCTGCGCGACGCGCACGGGTTCGACATGCTGGTCGATGTGACCGCAATCGACTGGGAGAAGGAGACGCCCCGCTTTTCCGCGGTCTACCACCTGCTCTCGACGAAGAAGCACGTTTACCTACGGGTGGTCACGCCTTGTGAGGAAGTCAACGACGAGCCTCGGGTCCCGAGCCTGGTTTCCGTCTGGCCGGCCGCCGGGTGGCACGAGCGGGAGACCTATGACATGTTCGGGGTCATTTTTGAGGGACACGGCGACCTCCGCCGTATCCTGATGTGGGAAGGCTATCCCTATTTCCCTTTGCGCAAGGAGTTCCCCCTCGCGGGCATCGAGACCGAGCTGCCCGACGCCGAGGTGGCCGAGGAGACTGGGGTCAAGGTGAAGTCGGCCCCGATGATGGGCGGCCCGTTCGTCGCGCCTCAGGAGAACGTGGTGAGTCGACGTGAACCCCGGGCCCGCGACGAGAGCTGGACCGAAGGGAAGGAGAAACCGCAGCGTTGA
- a CDS encoding YhcH/YjgK/YiaL family protein, giving the protein MIFDTLDQLDRYRGLGSRFAKAFDFLKTLDGNAPDGRIDLDGDDLFILVQSYETQPEERKEFESHRIYADIQVVLSGEETLLYAPLEALTAVDPYNEEKDFQLYPMRGGVTRLEAGPGAVALFFPPDGHVPGCASPAGPMAVKKAVVKVRL; this is encoded by the coding sequence ATGATCTTCGACACCCTTGACCAATTGGACCGTTACCGCGGACTGGGGTCCCGGTTTGCCAAGGCATTTGACTTCCTGAAGACCCTTGACGGGAACGCACCGGATGGCCGGATCGACCTAGATGGAGATGACCTCTTCATTCTTGTCCAGAGCTACGAGACCCAGCCGGAAGAACGGAAGGAATTCGAATCGCACCGGATCTATGCGGACATCCAGGTGGTCCTTTCCGGTGAAGAGACCCTGCTTTATGCTCCTCTGGAGGCACTCACGGCGGTCGATCCCTACAACGAAGAGAAAGACTTTCAGCTCTATCCGATGCGCGGCGGGGTGACCCGTCTTGAGGCTGGTCCCGGCGCGGTGGCCCTCTTCTTCCCTCCGGATGGGCATGTGCCCGGCTGCGCCTCACCGGCCGGTCCAATGGCGGTGAAGAAGGCGGTGGTCAAGGTCCGGCTCTGA
- the nuoF gene encoding NADH-quinone oxidoreductase subunit NuoF: MAVTETRILLKHADEPGYSPAIRSYLQVGGYESLKKALTLKPEEIRLEVKASGLRGRGGAGFPCGVKWHDLVDRKSGKPIYLICNADESEPGTFKDRQLIHKDPHQLIEGMMISCFANDVKLAFIYIREEMPLGAKILEKAIEEAREKGFVGDNILGSGYSCDIIVHRGAGAYICGEETGLIESLEGKRAYPRMKPPFFPAALGLYNCPTIVNNVETLCNIVHIVRMGAEEYTKIGRPKNSGTRIWCVSGHVQRPGYYEVGAITMGELLNDLCGGPLPGRKFKAVVPGGGSMKILRADERFKSKGPDGKETEYGLNDIPLDFDGIMAAGSMSGSGGVMVMDDSVDILEALANLTAFYAHESCGQCTPCREGSLWAKKITARMCSGDARSGDLDTLYTMAGNIGGRTVCPMGFSTTWPVQSYIDKFRDEIEERARENRCGMSREERLIQK, from the coding sequence ATGGCTGTGACCGAGACCCGGATTCTTCTCAAGCACGCCGATGAGCCCGGCTATTCGCCGGCGATCCGCAGCTATCTTCAGGTTGGCGGTTACGAGTCCCTGAAGAAGGCCCTGACCCTGAAGCCGGAAGAGATCCGGTTGGAGGTCAAGGCATCCGGCCTGCGCGGCCGCGGAGGGGCGGGCTTCCCCTGCGGGGTGAAGTGGCACGACCTGGTCGACCGCAAGAGCGGCAAACCGATCTACCTGATCTGCAATGCCGACGAATCCGAACCCGGCACCTTCAAGGATCGCCAGCTCATCCACAAGGATCCGCATCAGCTGATCGAGGGCATGATGATCTCCTGCTTCGCCAACGACGTGAAGCTGGCCTTCATCTATATCCGCGAGGAGATGCCGCTCGGCGCGAAGATTCTCGAGAAGGCCATCGAGGAGGCCCGGGAAAAGGGATTTGTCGGGGACAATATCCTGGGCTCCGGTTACTCCTGCGACATCATTGTCCACCGAGGAGCGGGCGCCTATATCTGCGGTGAGGAGACCGGCCTGATCGAATCGCTGGAGGGCAAGCGTGCCTACCCGCGGATGAAGCCGCCGTTTTTCCCGGCCGCCCTCGGCCTCTACAATTGCCCGACCATCGTCAACAACGTGGAGACCCTCTGCAATATCGTGCATATCGTGCGGATGGGGGCGGAGGAATACACGAAGATCGGCCGGCCGAAGAACTCCGGCACCCGGATCTGGTGCGTCAGCGGCCACGTCCAGCGCCCCGGCTACTACGAGGTCGGCGCGATCACGATGGGTGAGCTGCTCAACGACCTTTGCGGTGGTCCGCTCCCCGGACGGAAGTTCAAGGCGGTCGTTCCCGGCGGCGGATCGATGAAGATCCTGCGGGCCGACGAACGCTTCAAGTCGAAGGGGCCCGACGGCAAGGAAACCGAATACGGGCTCAATGACATCCCGCTGGACTTCGACGGGATCATGGCGGCCGGTTCCATGTCCGGCTCGGGCGGGGTCATGGTGATGGACGACTCGGTCGACATCCTCGAGGCGCTGGCCAACCTGACGGCCTTTTACGCCCACGAGAGCTGCGGGCAGTGCACACCCTGCCGGGAGGGCTCCCTCTGGGCCAAGAAGATCACCGCCCGGATGTGCAGCGGGGACGCTCGTAGTGGAGATTTAGATACACTTTACACCATGGCCGGAAACATCGGCGGAAGGACGGTCTGCCCGATGGGCTTTTCCACCACCTGGCCGGTCCAGAGCTATATCGACAAATTCCGGGACGAGATCGAGGAGCGCGCCCGTGAGAACCGCTGCGGCATGAGCCGGGAAGAGAGACTGATCCAGAAATGA
- a CDS encoding NAD(P)H-dependent oxidoreductase subunit E: MNLKPETIETIEKLIPRYPQKRSAVMPLLHHIQSDQGVISNQAVEWVAAKLELQPINVLEVVTFFPYYRQKKLGNCHVRVCQTLSCALKGAYRVAENLEKALECKIGTTRADGKVTLEYAECLASCGSGPVALIDEDLFENIKAAELDGLIEEINRRSEIGDRAVKKEER; this comes from the coding sequence ATGAACCTCAAACCCGAAACCATCGAGACCATCGAGAAGCTCATCCCGCGCTACCCGCAGAAGCGGAGCGCGGTCATGCCCCTGCTTCACCATATCCAGTCGGATCAGGGAGTGATCTCCAATCAGGCGGTCGAATGGGTCGCGGCCAAGCTCGAGCTGCAGCCGATCAACGTCCTCGAGGTCGTCACCTTTTTCCCCTACTACCGCCAGAAGAAGCTCGGCAACTGCCATGTGCGGGTCTGCCAGACCCTTTCCTGTGCGCTGAAGGGCGCCTACCGGGTGGCGGAAAACCTGGAGAAGGCGCTCGAATGCAAGATCGGAACGACCCGCGCGGACGGTAAAGTGACTTTGGAATACGCGGAGTGCCTGGCCAGTTGCGGTTCCGGACCGGTCGCCCTGATCGACGAGGATCTTTTTGAGAACATCAAGGCCGCCGAACTGGACGGCCTGATCGAGGAAATCAACCGGCGGTCCGAAATCGGCGACCGTGCGGTGAAGAAGGAGGAGCGCTGA
- a CDS encoding helix-turn-helix domain-containing protein, with protein MNPRIVFFAPPTLTGLDLIGPFQVFQMAERLGHPYRIEVCALTKSVPIGGNLVFSNLRPYQDIRLEPEDTLFVAGYQGDHIITPAFRREHATLFEWLRQCRQSGATICSVCTGAFFLAEAGILDGLACTTHWADTKALQELYPLTRVKHGVVFVEEDRLLTSAGVASGIDLAIHLIGKRHGSRLAFEIAHRLVVYVRRTAAFEQESIYLQFRNHQDDLVHRTQNVLIEHLDHPPKLEVLARVVGASPRTLSRRFRKSLSLSVGEYLIRLRLERARSLLNDGNLKVEDVARACGYADGRQLRNLYRRQIGQSPGQTRRNPSI; from the coding sequence ATGAATCCCCGTATCGTCTTCTTCGCCCCTCCAACGCTGACCGGCCTGGATCTGATCGGTCCATTTCAGGTTTTCCAGATGGCGGAACGCCTCGGTCATCCCTATCGGATCGAAGTCTGCGCCCTGACGAAATCCGTGCCGATCGGAGGAAATCTGGTGTTCTCAAACCTGAGGCCCTACCAGGATATCCGGCTCGAGCCGGAAGACACGCTTTTCGTCGCCGGATATCAGGGAGATCACATCATCACACCGGCGTTCCGCAGGGAACACGCCACGTTGTTCGAATGGCTGCGGCAATGCCGACAGAGCGGCGCAACAATCTGTTCGGTCTGCACCGGCGCTTTCTTCCTGGCCGAGGCCGGCATCCTCGACGGCCTTGCCTGCACCACCCACTGGGCCGATACGAAAGCCCTCCAGGAACTCTATCCGCTCACCCGGGTGAAGCACGGCGTCGTCTTTGTCGAGGAAGACCGCCTGCTGACCAGCGCGGGGGTCGCCTCCGGTATTGACCTGGCCATTCACCTGATCGGGAAACGGCACGGGTCAAGACTGGCCTTCGAAATCGCCCACCGACTTGTGGTCTACGTGCGCCGCACCGCAGCTTTCGAACAGGAGAGCATCTACCTTCAATTCCGCAATCATCAGGACGATCTGGTGCACCGCACCCAGAACGTCCTGATCGAACACCTTGACCACCCCCCGAAACTGGAGGTCCTGGCCAGGGTGGTGGGAGCGAGTCCCCGAACCCTCTCCCGCCGCTTCCGCAAAAGCCTTTCCCTCTCCGTCGGCGAGTATCTCATCCGACTGCGCCTCGAACGTGCCCGATCTCTCCTGAACGATGGGAACCTGAAAGTCGAGGATGTGGCCAGGGCCTGCGGGTATGCCGACGGCCGCCAGCTTCGCAATCTCTACCGCCGACAGATCGGCCAATCTCCGGGCCAGACCCGGCGCAACCCGTCGATCTGA